A single window of Rhodococcus jostii RHA1 DNA harbors:
- a CDS encoding GNAT family N-acetyltransferase, whose translation MTDDTKDGPAPDVRNAPEHHRFEVRVEGELAGFTEYLDDGNQRIFFHTEIGEQFGGRGLASTLIRSALTETVRDGKRIVPICPFVAGYLKKHDDFADDVDPVTPAAIQAVQRSKG comes from the coding sequence ATGACAGACGACACGAAAGACGGCCCCGCACCCGACGTCCGGAACGCCCCCGAACACCACCGATTCGAGGTCCGCGTCGAGGGTGAACTGGCCGGGTTCACCGAGTACCTCGACGACGGGAATCAACGGATCTTCTTCCACACCGAGATCGGTGAGCAGTTCGGGGGGCGTGGCCTCGCCAGCACCCTGATCCGCAGCGCGCTCACCGAGACCGTCCGGGACGGCAAGCGGATCGTGCCGATCTGCCCGTTCGTCGCCGGCTACCTGAAGAAGCACGACGACTTCGCCGACGACGTCGACCCGGTAACCCCCGCCGCGATCCAGGCGGTGCAGCGTTCGAAGGGTTGA